A genomic window from Papaver somniferum cultivar HN1 unplaced genomic scaffold, ASM357369v1 unplaced-scaffold_15, whole genome shotgun sequence includes:
- the LOC113335565 gene encoding cytochrome P450 CYP736A12-like — MKRRQNSASYYRLPPGPNGLPILGNLHMLGKLPHQNLHKLSLKYGPIMSIKLGPVPGIVVSSPDVAEQCLKTHDISFASRPRRRVSEIMFYKTKGIGFTPYGAYWRYVRKVCSVHLLNNSKIGSFQPIREKEVSIVVESIRLLSMSCEVEVDLSEKIGSLVEDISHIMFFGYKDGESFIPILHDVMRILGAFNAADFVPCIGTLDLQGLDRRAKALSRRVDMFITRSIDNHVRESVKQEKHHKDIIDILLSLMSDDNDTAQHEDEKLSSSCIKAIVLDLLIGGIDTSTATIGCVHRTPKKSTYYETGSKRVGNSGRDG; from the exons ATGAAGAGGAGGCAGAATAGTGCTAGCTATTATAGACTACCACCTGGTCCAAATGGGTTACCAATTCTAGGAAATCTTCATATGTTAGGCAAACTTCcacatcaaaatcttcataaaTTATCCCTAAAGTATGGACCTATCATGAGCATAAAATTAGGTCCAGTTCCGGGTATCGTTGTTTCGTCTCCAGACGTGGCAGAACAATGCCTGAAAACCCACGACATTAGTTTTGCTAGTAGACCAAGACGACGAGTGTCAGAAATCATGTTCTACAAAACTAAGGGTATTGGTTTTACTCCTTACGGTGCATACTGGAGATATGTCAGGAAAGTTTGTAGCGTACATTTACTGAATAATTCTAAGATTGGATCTTTTCAACCTATTAGAGAAAAAGAAGTGAGTATCGTTGTGGAGTCGATTCGTTTGTTATCCATGTCATGTGAAGTGGAAGTAGATTTGAGTGAAAAAATTGGAAGTTTAGTGGAAGATATAAGTCATATAATGTTTTTTGGATATAAGGATGGTGAAAGTTTCATTCCCATTCTGCACGATGTTATGAGAATTCTTGGAGCTTTTAATGCGGCTGATTTTGTTCCTTGTATTGGTACACTTGATCTTCAG GGATTGGATCGTCGTGCAAAGGCATTAAGCAGACGTGTCGACATGTTTATCACTAGAAGCATCGATAATCATGTGAGAGAAAGTGTTAAACAAGAAAAACATCACAAAGACATCATTGACATTCTATTATCCTTGATGAGTGATGATAATGATACTGctcaacatgaagatgaaaagctAAGTAGTTCCTGCATCAAGGCCATCGTGTTAGACCTGCTAATAGGGGGAATAGACACATCAACTGCAACGATTGGTTGCGTTCACAGAACTCCTAAGAAATCCACATATTATGAAACGGGTTCAAAAAGAGTTGGAAACAGTGGTAGGGATGGATAG
- the LOC113335566 gene encoding cytochrome P450 CYP736A12-like has translation MRLHPAAPLLVPHESIEEVKINGYGIPKGSCLMVNVWGIARNQQIWSQNAEEFYPERFIEVDIDLKGKDFRLIPFGSGRRGCPGMQMGLTAVRLILAQLVHCFDWKLPNGMSTGDLDMKEKSGLSVPRAEHLIAVPKYRLYSNTREE, from the coding sequence ATGCGACTTCATCCAGCGGCTCCATTGCTTGTTCCTCATGAATCGATAGAGGAAGTCAAGATAAACGGCTACGGCATACCTAAAGGATCATGTCTGATGGTGAATGTTTGGGGGATCGCTAGGAACCAACAAATATGGTCACAGAATGCTGAAGAGTTCTACCCTGAGAGATTCATTGAGGTTGATATAGATCTGAAAGGGAAAGACTTCAGACTTATACCATTTGGGTCAGGTCGTAGAGGATGTCCTGGTATGCAAATGGGTCTTACGGCTGTCCGGCTGATACTGGCTCAACTTGTGCATTGCTTTGACTGGAAACTCCCAAACGGGATGTCAACCGGAGATTTGGATATGAAAGAAAAATCCGGCTTATCAGTTCCAAGGGCTGAACACTTGATTGCAGTACCTAAATACCGCTTATACTCAAATACCCGCGAAGAGTGA